The nucleotide window GCATGGGTGATGTGCCGCGGGCTGCCGGCCAGCACCTGCTCGGCCAGCTCCAGCGCCTGCGGCAGGGTGAAGGGCCCGGCCCGCACGTCGGGGGCATCGCGCCCGCCGCCGGTCTCCAGAACGACGATCTCGCCGTCGTCCGTCTCGGCGATGTGGCGCTGGCGGCTCGCCTGCCCGTGCAGGGCCAGCGTGGCGATCTGGGTGCAGCCGACGGGCTCGCGCTTTTTGCGGGTCATGGCTCCGCTCCGGCGCGCGCCGCGTTCTCGCGCTCCGCCTCGTCCAGCACCTGTTCACAGACCGTGCGGACGGTGTTACGAGGGCTGATCTTCCGCTTCAGCCCCTTGGTGATCGTGCTTTCGGAAAGGCCTGCGCGCCGGCTCAGCTCGGCGCGGGAAATGCCGGCGGCAAGGCGTCGGCGTTCGATGTCATGCCAGCTCGTCACAGCATGTCCTCCTTTGCATATGTGAAAAAATGTGATTTGCTTCACGGAGTCAAGGGGACATTCACCGGATTTGTATTGGAGTACCGCTGAGGCATGCTCGCCCTTGTGGAAAACACTCGGCGAAAACAGTTGGCCTGGATCGAGGCGATCCTCGAACACAAGGGCTGGAACAGATCGCGGCTTGCGAAAGAGGCCGGCGTCGATCCCTCGACGCTGTCCAAATTCCTGGCCGACCCGCTGAACAAGGCTCAGCTCCAGACCAACTCGATCGAGAAGATCGCCGACGCCAGCGGCTTTCGCCCGTATCTCACGCACCCGCCGGTCCGTCCGGCCGGCCTTACCGACATCGAGGCCGAGCCCTTCGACGATGCCGCCGCCACTACGGTGGTTGACGTTGCGGTCTCCGCGATGAAGGCGGGGCGCAACGGGCTCGATCCGTGGGTGATGCGGTCGCGCGCGCTGGAGCACGAGGGCTATCTGCCCGGCGACATATTGATGGTCGATCTCAACATGCAGCCCCGTTCGGGCGATGCCGTCTGCGCCCAGGTCTATGACCGCCAGGGCAAGGCGGAAACTATCATGCGGATCTACGAACACCCCTTCCTCATCGCCGCTTCGTCCGATCCGGCGGCCCGCCGCCCGCTCCTGGTGGACGATGAAAAGGTGATAATTCGCGGCGTGATCGTCGCGTCTTTCCGTCCGCGCCGGGCCGCCTAAGTCCAGAATTCTCCACCGATTTTTCACTTATCGTGATTTTTCGCCATATCCTTTTCACGACTTTTCACG belongs to Stappia indica and includes:
- a CDS encoding helix-turn-helix domain-containing protein, with the translated sequence MTSWHDIERRRLAAGISRAELSRRAGLSESTITKGLKRKISPRNTVRTVCEQVLDEAERENAARAGAEP
- a CDS encoding helix-turn-helix domain-containing protein — its product is MAWIEAILEHKGWNRSRLAKEAGVDPSTLSKFLADPLNKAQLQTNSIEKIADASGFRPYLTHPPVRPAGLTDIEAEPFDDAAATTVVDVAVSAMKAGRNGLDPWVMRSRALEHEGYLPGDILMVDLNMQPRSGDAVCAQVYDRQGKAETIMRIYEHPFLIAASSDPAARRPLLVDDEKVIIRGVIVASFRPRRAA